A genome region from Drosophila simulans strain w501 chromosome 2R, Prin_Dsim_3.1, whole genome shotgun sequence includes the following:
- the LOC6735048 gene encoding uncharacterized protein LOC6735048, whose protein sequence is MSRKNGNQDSFPKSEKMQRYYAERETTGPEFDDRLIKLVRANPAIYDVSHPHYRRNPVRVDIWDRIANELGASSRFLQTKWKNIRYNYLQEVKAIETGQANPNVRKRRFTEDLSFLQNTAQTYNVKKSQSYVAQQNGTGSDNDSNSFLYPDPEHLKIDASEGYDIIDLDNSDDGSNSDDNEIVPELQLVMEESKPQLSLPTTLNGTSSSNHSHEHDNASSPASSPLLTPMVVMGNGYGQEVHLQQQQEQEQKPFKNSSLSNGEVTIEPIFKPAAIRRALPSDFLTNPFKRKASQAPLQTQASSSFNDPIELYCLSLVDTLRSMRRSERERVKFEFASILKDAKYKDES, encoded by the exons ATGAGCCGAAAGAACGGAAACCAGGACTCCTTTCCCAAGTCGGAGAAGATGCAGCGCTACTACGCGGAGCGCGAGACCACAGGACCCGAGTTCG ACGATCGCCTGATAAAGCTGGTGCGCGCCAATCCGGCCATCTATGATGTCAGCCATCCGCACTATCGCCGTAATCCGGTGCGGGTGGACATATGGGATCGCATTGCCAACGAACTGGGCGCCTCCT CCCGATTCCTGCAGACCAAGTGGAAGAACATACGGTACAACTATCTGCAGGAGGTCAAGGCGATTGAGACGGGCCAGGCGAATCCGAACGTACGCAAGCGGCGTTTCACCGAGGATCTGTCCTTTCTGCAGAACACGGCGCAAACCTACAATGTGAAGAAATCCCAGAGCTACGTGGCCCAACAGAATGGAACGGGAAGTGACAACGACAGCAATAGCTTTTTGTATCCCGATCCGGAGCACCTGAAGATCGACGCCTCCGAGGGCTACGACATCATCGACCTGGACAACAGCGACGATGGCTCCAATAGCGACGACAACGAGATTGTGCCCGAGTTGCAGCTGGTCATGGAGGAGTCCAAGCCGCAACTATCCCTGCCGACGACACTGAAcggcaccagcagcagcaatcacaGCCACGAACATGACAACGCCAGCTCGCCGGCCTCCTCGCCCCTGCTAACGCCCATGGTGGTAATGGGCAATGGCTACGGCCAGGAGGTGcatctgcaacagcagcaggaacaggagcaaaAGCCGTTCAAGAATAGCTCGCTGTCGAACGGAGAAGTGACCATTGAGCCCATTTTTAAGCCTGCGGCTATCAGACGCGCGTTACCCAGCGATTTTCTGACCAATCCCTTCAAGCGCAAGGCATCCCAAGCGCCGCTTCAGACCCAGGCGTCGTCCTCCTTCAACGATCCCATCGAGCTCTACTGCCTATCGCTGGTGGACACACTGCGCAGCATGCGGAGATCGGAACGGGAGCGGGTCAAGTTCGAGTTCGCCAGCATTCTGAAGGACGCCAAGTACAAGGACGAAAGCTAA
- the LOC6735047 gene encoding serine protease inhibitor 42Dd → MFDFNLEFARGGARFTSELFQLLSAGGLKENVVFSPFSIQTCIALAFAGSQGETADEIAKALHFVSNFPPEVAQTFQFVLEKYRNSNLLRVANKLYVQEGKQLKPAYQSAIKEQYHSEAESINFALSDAAAQAINAWVNAKTQGKITELVSADSLSDNTRLVLLNALHFKGSWAHKFSEERTEEDIFWVGEEEQVKINYMNQKAKFNYGYFEDLGCTALEMPYQDSDLSMFVLLPQERTGIYALAEKLKTVNLVDLADKLTVEEVHVKFPKFKVDYSLELAEKLKQLGITKMFTDEAEFGNLLESPEGVFVSKVLHKATIEVNEEGTEAAAATGMIMMTRMMTFPLQFQADRPFLYVIWNKKNILFAGAFVKTA, encoded by the exons ATGTTCGACTTCAATTTGGAATTTGCGCGTGGAGGTGCCCGTTTCACCAGCgaacttttccagcttttgaGCGCTGGCGGGCTCAAGGAGAACGTCGTCTTCTCGCCCTTCTCCATACAAACTTGCATTGCCCTGGCCTTTGCCGGATCGCAGGGTGAAACCGCCGACGAGATCGCCAAGGCACTGCACTTCGTCTCCAACTTTCCGCCGGAGGTGGCCCAGACGTTCCAGTTTGTGCTGGAGAAGTACCGCAACAGCAACCTGCTGCGCGTGGCCAACAAGCTGTACGTGCAGGAGGGCAAGCAGCTGAAGCCCGCCTACCAGTCGGCCATCAAGGAGCAGTATCATTCGGAGGCGGAGTCCATTAACTTTGCGCTCAGCGATGCCGCCGCCCAGGCCATCAATGCCTGGGTGAATGCCAAGACTCAGGGCAAGATTACGGAGCTGGTCAGCGCGGACTCGCTGTCGGACAACACCAGGCTGGTCCTGCTCAATGCCCTCCACTTCAAGGGCAGCTGGGCGCACAAGTTCAGCGAGGAGCGCACCGAGGAGGATATCTTCTGGGTgggcgaggaggagcaggttAAGATCAACTACATGAACCAGAAGGCCAAGTTCAACTATGGCTACTTCGAGGATCTGGGCTGCACTGCCCTGGAGATGCCCTACCAGGACTCTGACCTCTCCATGTTCGTGCTGCTGCCGCAGGAGCGGACAGGCATTTACGCCCTAGCCGAGAAGCTCAAGACTGTGAACCTGGTGGATTTGGCCGACAAGTTGACCGTGGAAGAGGTCCATGTCAAGTTCCCCAAGTTTAAGGTGGACTACTCCCTGGAATTGGCCGAGAAACTGAAGCAG CTGGGCATCACGAAAATGTTTACGGACGAAGCTGAGTTTGGCAATCTGCTGGAATCCCCCGAGGGCGTCTTTGTGTCCAAGGTGCTGCACAAGGCCACCATCGAGGTGAACGAGGAGGGCACGGAGGCGGCGGCTGCCACCGGCATGATCATGATGACTCGCATGATGACCTTCCCGCTGCAGTTCCAGGCGGACCGGCCCTTCCTCTACGTCATCTGGAACAAGAAGAACATCCTCTTCGCCGGCGCTTTCGTTAAGACTGCCTAA
- the LOC6735046 gene encoding maternal effect protein staufen isoform X2: MQHNVHAARPAPHIRAAHHHSHSHSHAHMHLHPGMEQHLGPSLQQQQQPPPPPQQPPHRDHLHPRLNHHHIHAQQQQQQQTSSNQAAAVAAAGAAYHHGNINSNSSSNITSNSNQMQKIRQQHQHLNSNNGLLGNQPPGPPPQAFNPLAGNPAALAYNQLPPHPPHHMAAHLGSYAAPPPHYYMSQAKPAKYNHYGSNANSNSGSNNSNYAPKAILQNAYRNQKVVVPPVVQEVTPVPEPPVTTTNATTNNTSNNSTVQASEPVTQEDTSQEPETIQEPASADDHTSREHIDATGALSNEDTSSSGRGGKDKTPMCLVNELARYNKITHQYRLTGERGPAHCKTFTVTLMLGDEEYSADGFKIKKAQHLAASKAIEETMYKHPPPKIRRSEEGGPMRTHITPTVELNALAMKLGQRTFYLLDPTQIPPTDSIVPPEFAGGHLLTAPGPGMPQPPPPPAYALRQRLGNGFVPIPSQPMHPHFFHGPGQRPFPPKFPSRFGLPPPLGAHVHHGPNGPFPSVPTPPSKITLFVGKQKFVGIGRTLQQAKHDAAARALQVLKTQAISASEEALEDSMDEGDKKSPISQVHEIGIKRNMTVHFKVLREEGPAHMKNFITACIVGSIVTEGEGNGKKVSKKRAAEKMLVELQKLPPLTPTKQTPLKRIKVKTPGKSGAAAREGSVVSGTDGPTQTGKPERRKRLNPPKDKLIDMDDADNPITKLIQLQQTRKEKEPIFELIAKNGNETARRREFVMEVSASGSTARGTGNSKKLAKRNAAQALFELLEAVQITPTNETQSSEECSTSATMSAVTAPAVEATAEGEVPMVATPVGPMPGILILRQNKKPKKRDQVVIVKSNVESKEEDANKEVAVAADENSNNSANSGDSSNSSSGDSQATEAASESALNTSTGSNTSGVSSNSSNLGANMEGNNHAESKNNTGNTSSNAESSSNSTSNTQSAGVHMKEQLLYLSKLLDFEVNFSDYPKGNHNEFLTIVTLSTHPPQICHGVGKSSEESQNDAASNALKILSKLGLNNAMK; this comes from the exons ATGCAGCACAACGTTCATGCCGCCCGGCCAGCGCCCCACATCCGTGCTGCGCACCatcacagccacagccacagccatgCCCACATGCATCTGCATCCCGGCATGGAGCAGCACCTGGGCCCCAgtctgcagcagcaacagcagccgccgccgccgccccaGCAGCCTCCACATCGCGACCATCTCCACCCACG TCTGAATCATCACCATATCCAcgctcagcagcagcagcagcagcagacgtCGTCGAACCAAGCCGCCGCCGTCGCTGCGGCTGGGGCTGCCTATCACCAcggcaacatcaacagcaacagcagcagcaacatcaccagcaacagcaaccagaTGCAGAAGATCCGCCAACAGCACCAGCACTTGAATAGCAACAACGGACTTCTTGGTAATCAGCCTCCTGGTCCGCCGCCACAGGCCTTCAATCCCTTGGCGGGCAATCCGGCAGCTCTCGCCTACAATCAGCTTCCTCCGCATCCGCCGCACCACATGGCCGCCCATCTGGGCAGCTATGCCGCTCCACCGCCTCACTATTACATGAGCCAGGCGAAGCCCGCGAAATATAACCACTATGGCAGCAatgcaaacagcaacagcggcagcaacaacagcaactatgCCCCCAAGGCCATACTGCAGAATGCGTATAGGAATCAGAAGGTGGTGGTTCCACCAGTGGTGCAGGAAGTAACCCCGGTGCCGGAACCGCCAGTGACCACCACTAATGCCACCACtaacaacaccagcaacaacagcacagTCCAAGCTAGCGAGCCTGTAACCCAAGAGGATACATCTCAGGAGCCGGAGACTATACAGGAGCCAGCTTCAGCGGACGACCATACCAGCAGGGAGCATATCGATGCTACGGGAGCCCTGTCCAACGAGGACACGAGCAGTTCAGGACGCGGGGGCAAGGACAAGACCCCAATGTGCCTGGTCAATGAGTTGGCCAGGTACAACAAGATCACGCATCAATATCGGTTGACTGGAGAACGAGGACCTGCCCACTGCAAGACCTTCACGGTGACACTGATGCTGGGCGATGAGGAGTACTCGGCGGATGGTTTCAAGATTAAGAAAGCGCAACATTTGGCGGCTAGTAAGGCTATCGAGGAAACCATGTACAAGCATCCGCCGCCGAAGATTCGGCGCAGCGAGGAAGGCGGTCCCATGCGCACACACATTACGCCAACGGTGGAGTTGAATGCCCTGGCCATGAAGTTGGGACAGCGCACCTTCTACCTTCTGGATCCCACTCAGATTCCTCCCACGGATTCCATAGTGCCGCCGGAGTTTGCCGGCGGTCATTTACTAACTGCGCCAGGTCCAGGGATGCCGCAACCACCTCCACCACCTGCTTATGCTCTGCGCCAGCGGCTTGGCAATGGATTCGTGCCCATTCCATCGCAGCCGATGCATCCGCATTTCTTTCATGGACCTGGTCAGCGACCGTTTCCTCCGAAGTTTCCATCACGCTTTGGGCTGCCACCGCCTCTCGGAGCTCATGTACATCATGGACCGAACGGCCCATTTCCATCCGTGCCTACGCCACCTAGCAAAATCACCCTGTTTGTGGGCAAGCAGAAGTTTGTTGGCATCGGACGCACACTGCAGCAAGCGAAACATGACGCTGCGGCGAGAGCGCTGCAGGTTCTCAAGACACAGGCCATATCTGCCTCTGAGGAGGCTCTCGAGGATTCGATGGACGAGGGCGACAAGAAGTCGCCCATTTCGCAGGTTCATGAGATCGGAATTAAGCGCAACATGACTGTTCATTTTAAGGTATTGCGAGAGGAGGGGCCGGCGCACATGAAGAACTTTATTACGGCCTGCATTGTGGGATCTATTGTCACCGAAGGAGAAGGAAATGGCAAGAAAGTGTCCAAGAAGCGTGCCGCAGAAAAGATGCTCGTCGAGTTGCAAAAGCTGCCGCCCCTTACGCCCACCAAGCAGACGCCATTGAAGCGGATTAAGGTGAAGACGCCCGGCAAAAGTGGGGCAGCTGCCCGAGAAGGTTCGGTTGTGTCGGGCACCGATGGTCCTACGCAAACGGGCAAGCCGGAGAGACGTAAACGCCTCAATCCGCCAAAGGACAAGCTGATAGACATGGACGATGCGGATAATCCCATCACAAAGCTAATTCAACTGCAGCAGACGCGTAAGGAAAAGGAACCCATATTCGAGCTGATAGCCAAAAACGGCAATGAAACCGCCCGTCGACGGGAGTTCGTTATGGAGGTCTCCGCCAGCGGAAGCACAGCCCGTGGAACAGGCAACAGCAAGAAGTTGGCTAAGCGAAATGCTGCTCAGG CTCTATTTGAACTGCTGGAAGCTGTTCAAATCACACCAACCAACGAAACACAGTCATCGGAGGAATGCAGCACTTCGGCAACAATGTCCGCCGTTACAGCGCCCGCAGTGGAGGCAACTGCGGAAGGCGAAGTGCCAATGGTAGCAACGCCAGTGGGTCCCATGCCAGGCATTTTAATACTGCGCCAGAACAAAAAAC CAAAAAAGAGGGATCAAGTTGTAATTGTCAAATCCAACGTGGAATCCAAAGAGGAGGACGCCAATAAGGAAGTGGCAGTTGCAGCTGACGAGAATAGCAACAACAGTGCAAACTCtggcgacagcagcaacagcagcagcggcgatTCGCAAGCCACTGAAGCGGCAAGTGAGAGTGCACTGAACACCTCAACCGGCAGCAATACGAGTGGTGTgagtagcaacagcagtaaTCTTGGAGCCAACATGGAAGGTAACAACCATGCCGAGAGTAAAAACAACACCGGAAACACTAGCAGCAACGCGGAGAGTAGCAGCAACAGTACGAGCAACACACAAAGCGCTGGAGTGCACATGAAGGAGCAGCTCTTGTACCTTAGTAAACTGCTGGACTTTGAG GTCAACTTCTCGGACTATCCGAAAGGCAATCACAACGAGTTCCTGACCATCGTGACATTGTCCACACATCCGCCGCA
- the LOC6735046 gene encoding maternal effect protein staufen isoform X1 codes for MQHNVHAARPAPHIRAAHHHSHSHSHAHMHLHPGMEQHLGPSLQQQQQPPPPPQQPPHRDHLHPRLNHHHIHAQQQQQQQTSSNQAAAVAAAGAAYHHGNINSNSSSNITSNSNQMQKIRQQHQHLNSNNGLLGNQPPGPPPQAFNPLAGNPAALAYNQLPPHPPHHMAAHLGSYAAPPPHYYMSQAKPAKYNHYGSNANSNSGSNNSNYAPKAILQNAYRNQKVVVPPVVQEVTPVPEPPVTTTNATTNNTSNNSTVQASEPVTQEDTSQEPETIQEPASADDHTSREHIDATGALSNEDTSSSGRGGKDKTPMCLVNELARYNKITHQYRLTGERGPAHCKTFTVTLMLGDEEYSADGFKIKKAQHLAASKAIEETMYKHPPPKIRRSEEGGPMRTHITPTVELNALAMKLGQRTFYLLDPTQIPPTDSIVPPEFAGGHLLTAPGPGMPQPPPPPAYALRQRLGNGFVPIPSQPMHPHFFHGPGQRPFPPKFPSRFGLPPPLGAHVHHGPNGPFPSVPTPPSKITLFVGKQKFVGIGRTLQQAKHDAAARALQVLKTQAISASEEALEDSMDEGDKKSPISQVHEIGIKRNMTVHFKVLREEGPAHMKNFITACIVGSIVTEGEGNGKKVSKKRAAEKMLVELQKLPPLTPTKQTPLKRIKVKTPGKSGAAAREGSVVSGTDGPTQTGKPERRKRLNPPKDKLIDMDDADNPITKLIQLQQTRKEKEPIFELIAKNGNETARRREFVMEVSASGSTARGTGNSKKLAKRNAAQALFELLEAVQITPTNETQSSEECSTSATMSAVTAPAVEATAEGEVPMVATPVGPMPGILILRQNKKPAKKRDQVVIVKSNVESKEEDANKEVAVAADENSNNSANSGDSSNSSSGDSQATEAASESALNTSTGSNTSGVSSNSSNLGANMEGNNHAESKNNTGNTSSNAESSSNSTSNTQSAGVHMKEQLLYLSKLLDFEVNFSDYPKGNHNEFLTIVTLSTHPPQICHGVGKSSEESQNDAASNALKILSKLGLNNAMK; via the exons ATGCAGCACAACGTTCATGCCGCCCGGCCAGCGCCCCACATCCGTGCTGCGCACCatcacagccacagccacagccatgCCCACATGCATCTGCATCCCGGCATGGAGCAGCACCTGGGCCCCAgtctgcagcagcaacagcagccgccgccgccgccccaGCAGCCTCCACATCGCGACCATCTCCACCCACG TCTGAATCATCACCATATCCAcgctcagcagcagcagcagcagcagacgtCGTCGAACCAAGCCGCCGCCGTCGCTGCGGCTGGGGCTGCCTATCACCAcggcaacatcaacagcaacagcagcagcaacatcaccagcaacagcaaccagaTGCAGAAGATCCGCCAACAGCACCAGCACTTGAATAGCAACAACGGACTTCTTGGTAATCAGCCTCCTGGTCCGCCGCCACAGGCCTTCAATCCCTTGGCGGGCAATCCGGCAGCTCTCGCCTACAATCAGCTTCCTCCGCATCCGCCGCACCACATGGCCGCCCATCTGGGCAGCTATGCCGCTCCACCGCCTCACTATTACATGAGCCAGGCGAAGCCCGCGAAATATAACCACTATGGCAGCAatgcaaacagcaacagcggcagcaacaacagcaactatgCCCCCAAGGCCATACTGCAGAATGCGTATAGGAATCAGAAGGTGGTGGTTCCACCAGTGGTGCAGGAAGTAACCCCGGTGCCGGAACCGCCAGTGACCACCACTAATGCCACCACtaacaacaccagcaacaacagcacagTCCAAGCTAGCGAGCCTGTAACCCAAGAGGATACATCTCAGGAGCCGGAGACTATACAGGAGCCAGCTTCAGCGGACGACCATACCAGCAGGGAGCATATCGATGCTACGGGAGCCCTGTCCAACGAGGACACGAGCAGTTCAGGACGCGGGGGCAAGGACAAGACCCCAATGTGCCTGGTCAATGAGTTGGCCAGGTACAACAAGATCACGCATCAATATCGGTTGACTGGAGAACGAGGACCTGCCCACTGCAAGACCTTCACGGTGACACTGATGCTGGGCGATGAGGAGTACTCGGCGGATGGTTTCAAGATTAAGAAAGCGCAACATTTGGCGGCTAGTAAGGCTATCGAGGAAACCATGTACAAGCATCCGCCGCCGAAGATTCGGCGCAGCGAGGAAGGCGGTCCCATGCGCACACACATTACGCCAACGGTGGAGTTGAATGCCCTGGCCATGAAGTTGGGACAGCGCACCTTCTACCTTCTGGATCCCACTCAGATTCCTCCCACGGATTCCATAGTGCCGCCGGAGTTTGCCGGCGGTCATTTACTAACTGCGCCAGGTCCAGGGATGCCGCAACCACCTCCACCACCTGCTTATGCTCTGCGCCAGCGGCTTGGCAATGGATTCGTGCCCATTCCATCGCAGCCGATGCATCCGCATTTCTTTCATGGACCTGGTCAGCGACCGTTTCCTCCGAAGTTTCCATCACGCTTTGGGCTGCCACCGCCTCTCGGAGCTCATGTACATCATGGACCGAACGGCCCATTTCCATCCGTGCCTACGCCACCTAGCAAAATCACCCTGTTTGTGGGCAAGCAGAAGTTTGTTGGCATCGGACGCACACTGCAGCAAGCGAAACATGACGCTGCGGCGAGAGCGCTGCAGGTTCTCAAGACACAGGCCATATCTGCCTCTGAGGAGGCTCTCGAGGATTCGATGGACGAGGGCGACAAGAAGTCGCCCATTTCGCAGGTTCATGAGATCGGAATTAAGCGCAACATGACTGTTCATTTTAAGGTATTGCGAGAGGAGGGGCCGGCGCACATGAAGAACTTTATTACGGCCTGCATTGTGGGATCTATTGTCACCGAAGGAGAAGGAAATGGCAAGAAAGTGTCCAAGAAGCGTGCCGCAGAAAAGATGCTCGTCGAGTTGCAAAAGCTGCCGCCCCTTACGCCCACCAAGCAGACGCCATTGAAGCGGATTAAGGTGAAGACGCCCGGCAAAAGTGGGGCAGCTGCCCGAGAAGGTTCGGTTGTGTCGGGCACCGATGGTCCTACGCAAACGGGCAAGCCGGAGAGACGTAAACGCCTCAATCCGCCAAAGGACAAGCTGATAGACATGGACGATGCGGATAATCCCATCACAAAGCTAATTCAACTGCAGCAGACGCGTAAGGAAAAGGAACCCATATTCGAGCTGATAGCCAAAAACGGCAATGAAACCGCCCGTCGACGGGAGTTCGTTATGGAGGTCTCCGCCAGCGGAAGCACAGCCCGTGGAACAGGCAACAGCAAGAAGTTGGCTAAGCGAAATGCTGCTCAGG CTCTATTTGAACTGCTGGAAGCTGTTCAAATCACACCAACCAACGAAACACAGTCATCGGAGGAATGCAGCACTTCGGCAACAATGTCCGCCGTTACAGCGCCCGCAGTGGAGGCAACTGCGGAAGGCGAAGTGCCAATGGTAGCAACGCCAGTGGGTCCCATGCCAGGCATTTTAATACTGCGCCAGAACAAAAAAC CAGCAAAAAAGAGGGATCAAGTTGTAATTGTCAAATCCAACGTGGAATCCAAAGAGGAGGACGCCAATAAGGAAGTGGCAGTTGCAGCTGACGAGAATAGCAACAACAGTGCAAACTCtggcgacagcagcaacagcagcagcggcgatTCGCAAGCCACTGAAGCGGCAAGTGAGAGTGCACTGAACACCTCAACCGGCAGCAATACGAGTGGTGTgagtagcaacagcagtaaTCTTGGAGCCAACATGGAAGGTAACAACCATGCCGAGAGTAAAAACAACACCGGAAACACTAGCAGCAACGCGGAGAGTAGCAGCAACAGTACGAGCAACACACAAAGCGCTGGAGTGCACATGAAGGAGCAGCTCTTGTACCTTAGTAAACTGCTGGACTTTGAG GTCAACTTCTCGGACTATCCGAAAGGCAATCACAACGAGTTCCTGACCATCGTGACATTGTCCACACATCCGCCGCA